Part of the Athalia rosae chromosome 2, iyAthRosa1.1, whole genome shotgun sequence genome, ATTATTTTGAACCAGTTGCAATGTGAATCTCTAACGATTTCAGCAatttatatgataattttaccaataaaaaaactatgtTCGATCCTACGCATCTACGATTTgcatattttacaaaaatgttGTAATTGCAGGTCTTCACTTTAGAAATAAATTCTTCATGGATATATTCGAATAACTAAACGTATATTCTGGTCGGAGTGACTAGAACGATCTAGACACCTGCAATATTTAGCTCTATAATTCTATTCTGGTCATCCTAggacctttttctcttttctctttttttggtgTCTTCCTTTGCTTTTTGGTTACCTCCTCACTCTCCTTGGATCCTCCACTTGCAGTCGACCAGTATGGGTTGAAGTATCCGGGATCTCTTGTAGTAATATTGAGCTCTTGTCTAACCAAGTGTATCATTGTAATGGTCGATTTATCCAGCAAATGTTGGGTACGATTAACAAAATCCAGAGACCATTGCATCATTGTATTCCATTGCTGCTGTGTATTTAAAACTCTATGGCTTACATCAGGCAGATGTAATATTATGTCTCCGAATAGAGCTGTGTTCTCCAGAATGTTAGATAGAGCtgcaaagtaaaaaataaaatccaacaAAATTTTGACACATAGGAGAAATGTGGCAGTATTATTCTTAACGTACCATCTCTTAAGTTAATATCCTCTGGAAACGAGGTATTCCCAGGTTCGAAACCAGCAGTTTCTAGAATGCCTCTACTTAATCGGATGACAAAGAATAGTCTTTCCGCCAAAACTGTAATCATTTTATATTGACGTTCATAATTTTCCAGTTTTCGTAATTCTTTAACAACCCCTAAATGTTCACCACGACGCCTGGCAAAGAGTTCCTTGACTGATGAAATCGAATTAAGGACATGTGATACGGAACATGCATGCAAGATAACAGTGAGTTACTGACAATCGACATAGATTTGTATTTGAAGGATACACAGTAGTTCGTTTAGATCAGTTCGAACAATTTCACCCTTCAATGAATCTTCGACGTTGATTGGCTCCGGTTGCGCAGTGTCTTGCACGTGCGCTGTACATAATACGACAGGCAGTAGAAAATAAGCAAATATATTTTGTACCTGCATCACTAGAGAATACTGTTCACTTTGATCTTGGGACATAAACCTAGGATGCATGCCAATAAtcagttttattcaaaatcgatcgtGCGTTATCTCAACAAACTGCCATCAACTCTTTGAAATCGGTATTATAAAGAACGCGTGTATTTTAAACGAGGCCATATTGAAATAAGCGCCGACTAGCGAATGACTAATTAACTTACTATAATTTAACACATCGGCAACAAACATGGCCACCATGGAGGAGGCGAAAGTTGACGTTAGTATAgtatttaaataaattgtGTAGGTAATTGATGTGTATTACGTTCGAAGTGTGTTTTACTGATTCCTAATGCTAGATTGTCGTGGATTTCTGTATGTTTTAGTGACTCTGTACCGTTGTCGTTGTATTATTTCATACTTGACTAATGCAACAACTGGTGGTTTAAGTGAtgtgtcattttttattattttttactactATAGATGTACGATGATACGGTTTACGCCGTCGATGATCCACAACACGTGGAAGGAGAGATGACAGTTGGATCCAGGCAAAAATCTAACATTGGGGAACCTGACTTTAATACTCTTGACGAACCAATTAGAGAAACCATTGTGAGTCGTTTCGTttagtttttctatttcaaaagAACCTTTATCAATGAAACTCTTCAAAGTCTGCTCTTTACCACTAAAATAAGTCTTTAAGACTAATCATTTTACGCATTTACATCCACTAACATTCAAAGTGTTTTATCATTTAACATTCCCTTGTGCAGTTTCAAAATAAGCATTCCATCCTTACTCATAATCTGTGATATTACTCCATTTAATACGTAAATTCAATGTGAATCTGCAAATTGAAGTTAATCAATTTCATTCTACTTCTAGCTCAGAGATGTTCGAACAGTTGGAAGAAAATTCTACCATGTCTTATAcccaaaggaaaagaagagctTACTTAAAGAATGTATGATTGTTTGAACAGCTTACATTATGTTTGTATTTCATTGGTAATTTAATACTTGGCCATTTTTCAGGGGATCTTTGGGGGCCTTTGGTATTATGTACATTTATGGCAACGTAGGTTATTTTCATATTGTTCTAATCAAGCATAAGAGTTGCGCATGATCCTCAACTCTACGTATTCTTATCAACAGGATCTTACAAAGGTCCGATAGTACCGATGATGTAAATGATGGGGGGCCAGAATTTGCTGAAGTATTTGTCATTGTTTGGATTGGATCTATGATTGTAACTCTGAACTCCAAATTATTAGGTGGCAACATGTGAGTCTCTTTCACacaaatgaaaatattgaagTTCAAACTTCAAAATAACGTTTCCAAATGTTCTGCATTAGATTTGAGTTTCTTAAACTATTATGGCCCTGTATCGTCAGAGTCATTCTCAATTTTGGTGTGTTCCAGATCATTTTTCCAAAGTGTCTGTGTCCTGGGGTATTGTCTATTGCCTACTGCCATAGCTCTCATAATTTGCAGAATTATTTTACTAACTGATCAGAGTGTACTGTGGTTCATTATAcgatttattattacgataattGGATTCCTTTGGGCAACGTATGGTGAGTAACCTAAATTCATTGATAAATTGTCTGTACAACTCAGTCCCATTAGTTTATACCCGATATCATGAGATGATATCGGGTATGTAATCCGTACTCCATAAAAAAGGAGTCCACCACAGATTCATCTGTGGATACTATAATGTTTCAGCCGCCATGGTGTTTCTTGGTGACAGTCAGCCAACGGGAAGAAAAGCATTGGCAGTGTATCCAATCTTCCTGTTTTACTTTGTAATTTCGTGGCTAGTGATATCTCAGACGTGAACAATTTTGAGTGCAAAACCAAGTCAATTTTGACCTCAAGACTGTATAATATTGTGCACAAACTTCATTAAAAGATTGACATTCAATCAAAAGGCATATAGGCTTACAAACAGCCacctgttattttttattcctgcaTCTGGTACAAAATCTTCATCTGCATGTACACTCCGGACTATTTAACATCTGAATAAACTAACTTGATCATCAATATTCAGCCTTGCATTTGCTAAAATCgatagtattttatttttatcatcaaatgaaaatattatatttattatgtaaCATTATGATGTATAGTGAGATAGCTATGAAAATGGCATAAGACAAATATTccaataaaaaggaaaaaatgagaatgaaaaagaacccTGTCTCAATGTTTCATCAGTAGATATCTATATGTGCGAAAAatgtctttttaatttttttaaaagttcTATACTTTCCTGGTGATTCGGATATGCTTGCAGCGCTCTTTGTACAACAATGTAACTTGTCTGTAGATCTCCTACCTGCCGATGCAATGTGAAATTAATGATCAACGATTAAACAATGTCACAATTTCATCACGGACACGAATTGGCACGGTGCTGAATGTGTACCTGATATGCCAGCTTGGCACTATTGTAGTGTGGTTCATGTAGGTACCCAGCAATATTGGCTGACGCATGAAAGTATGTGCGTGCTGCTATGGTATTGTTGCTTCTAGCCACCAGTACTCCAAGATTGTTATAAGATAGAGCATGACTGTTGTCTCCAGCAATTGCCAGCCTCAAACATTCTTGAGCCATTTGAATATCGCCAACACACTTTGGCAGATAAATgccaaattatttttaccatcAATTATTAAGTGTTCAAGTGTTGCACAAATGGTTGTCTGGATTCTAAAGCTACCTCAATGCATGAAGTAAACATATGAGATATATTGGTGACTGAAAAACTTACAATAGCTACATGAGAGATGTTATACCATACATCAGAAATATTATCTTCATTAGCAAGATTGAGTGCTCTTTCAAAGCATGGAATAGTATGATCGTATTGTTGGGCATAAAAACAGCATAATCCGAGGTTGGTGAACAGTTCAGCATTAAAAACCCCCATTTGCAGAAGTCGTCTATCAGAAAAAtgtttttgatatttcaaatGTCAAATTGGTGGACTCTATTCCAAAGCTTTCAGTATTTACTTTGCAATttggtaaaacaaaaaatttcacctatAGTATCGTAATGCCACTTCTGGTTGGTCGTTATAGAAGTGATACATGCCAATGCTTGCGATACCTTCGATATTCGTGGCATCCTCTTGTAGCACCTGCTTATAGTATTTGATCGACATTGGCATGTTATTTAATCCTTCAAAGACTCGAGCCATTTCTATTTGTATTGTCACCTGTAGAAAGGTCTACCTTGATATGCCATTTGTAAAAAGTGGAACCTGTAGTTGAACTTTTGatgttctgattttttttggtataaaCAAATAGCTTTTTTCAGCTCAGTTAACTATTAAATCTTAATTACTCACCtcatttgtaaaatattcaagaCCACCTTTGCAGATATCTAATGCAGCAAATGGCTGATCTAATCTTATATACACCCGAATCAATCTGATTATCGTTTCAATGGTTTTGTGGTCCTTAAGAGCTGATCGGAATTGATGTTCTGCATCTCGAATCAGTCCAAGAGCATAATAACATTTACCTAGTTGGACCTTCCACCACCAATCTTTAAATTGACATGCTTGAGTAGCTTGAACAGCTAAATCGAGAGCCTGAAATTACAGAAAAGCATCTTCAATCAATTCGATGCTCATATGTAGTATCTATGTTTACAGAGTATCTTAATTTCCTTGAACATATTTTTGTATGACTGCCAACTCACATATCTTGCATCGTGTTCGTgatagaaaatatattcgaataATGGTTTGGCAATACCAGGCTGAGCAGCATATTTTGATATGTTTAAACGTGAGAGCTGGATGAACGGACCATCAGGTTCCGTCAACATCGATGCTGTACCGAgtctgaaaaatattatactctGGGCAACACCGACTTCATCTTCTTTGTATGTCAAAGATCAGTAATTAAAAGTAGAGCAAGAGCAAAAAAGTTTTTGGAGTGTTGAGAGATTCATATTAAATCTTTACCTAATACTACGTCCAGTGTTTGCAGTGATTGGTCTTGCTGTTTTTGATGTCCTTGCAGTTCTCAAAGCTTGTTCCATAGTCTCTGATTTTGCAGACTGGGTTGCTGGTCTAACGACACCTGTGACAGGTCGACCTGTAATAATTGAAGACCTAAATATACTTGATGTAATTGCCTCAAAATGATATTGTCAAGTGAATAAtagtagtttgaaaataacaattttataaCAAATTTATTAATGCAAACCTGATTCAGTTTTAGGTCGAAAACCTTGTCCTAATAGAGACGTGCCGGGATTTTTGAGTGATGTGCCTGGTCGTGGCATTGAGGCAATGGTGTCATTATCTAAAATACTCTCTGCTATTCCTTCCTCCTCGCCTTCTATATCATCCACATATACTTGAAGTGTTAAAGCACGCATTTTGAGAATCCATATCACCTttgtaagaaaattaatttcatttaatgTTTTCAATGTTTTCAATACACCAAGAGGGTTGACAAAACGTCTTCAAATAAATGTAATATGCAAGGAATTTTTGTATCACTTAACAtacttgatctaacgagttcTTCTTCAATAATGTCGTGCATATTGCAGCGCATTCTTCATAGTTCCTTCTCTTAAATAGACTAATTGCCAAATATAGAGGATCCATCGTGTAGGAAATACAGAAATTTCCATTAATTCTTTAGTGCTAAGGAAGCATGTATTGATCACTATGAGGAGAACTCATGCTAGTTCTACTGTACAcatatttattgattatttctACCACtataaaagaaacaacaatGCAGAATAGTAatggaaagagggaaaaaatgtataccatcaattttttatgaataaatttgtagCTGTCAAAATTATCATTCACATCATATTCATATAACCATCAGTAGCTTCATGATCTTTTGTTAGCATGATACATGCGACAAGAATTGTTGAATTTGGCTTGTGTCTAAATGCGATTGATTCTATGAAAATCTATTTTATAGGTACATTGCAGGATTTTGTCTGGAAGTGAAGATAGGAGATCATGGCAGATAGCAGAGAAACTGAGAATACAAAGTTCGACAACTTTCATTCAATATTGGATGctctttcaaatttatatgaTAATACTTATTTAGCATTCTGAGGCAATTTGAAGAATTCTACAGCCAAAAGAGCATTGAGGAGCAATGTACAGAAGAAGATTTGATGAGATTGCACAAAGCCTTCTTGGTCAGTAATGAGATAATTTCTCAATTGTAGTTATAATTTTGACAGTCATATCATGTCAATGATCGCATAAAGAAATGTTGCCTTATTACAGGTTTCCAAAGACGAAGAAATGAGCGAATCAGAACTTCAGGAAGCATTTGCGGagataatgaaaatcgatatTCCAGATCAAGAATTTAGGGTACTGTTTAGTAAGGTATTGCAGCATCAAATAGACTAATGATTTCACTATACGATGaactattatttttcatatatcaATTATTGTGTAAGTATTTTGTAACAGAAAGACTTTATCAttagataaatttgaaaagagatGGATATACAACGTGGGATGAGTTCATTACCTACTTGCTATCGGAATTTCAACGAACAGACACCACAGTTCAGCGGCAAACATTGGAGCTTCCATTGACCGGTGAGATACAGCTGCAAAAAACTCATCACCGCAGTGCTGTGTGCAGAATTGCATTTTGTCCAGAAGTCCGTCCAGTGAGTTTTAATGTCAGATATTCTTATTTACTTGTTTTGAAATATCTTGAATCCTCTTTCCTTCATAGGATAGAACGTGGGATTTCCTTCAAGGCTGCTACCTAACAGCAAGCAGGGATGGTGTTATTAACTATTGGACATTAGATCTTGAATACGAAAGGAGTGTTCAGTCAACCAATCGTAAGCATTCCGGTATCTGTAGTTCATAAAACAGATTAGTcttataattagaaaatattgGATATATAAGGGCAAAAACAAGACTCATTTTGATTCATTGGAATATTGAGTCTTGATTTGACATCAAGTAAGCTTTGCGTTTGTAAAATAGTCTACTCAATATTTCAGCGTATTTAAAAGTATGCTCCACAATTATAACTGATATGATCGTGTTGCCCGACATTCAAATAGTATGTACAAGTTCTTCAGAACGAGATCTTCGATTTTATGATACGGTGGCAAAGAAGTTCGATTTGAGAGTAATGGTAAGCATTTTAGAATATCCCAATCATAAAatcgtgaaaagtgaaaaccACAGTATCAGCTTTCAATAGCCATgcactaaaaaaaagaactgtaTTATTTTAGGCAATTTATTTGTAGATATCAAGTTTGGAAAATGCAGTTGTATGCATGAGTTACTATTTCAACCCTGATGTTAGAGAAAACTCTCACATTATCTTGGGTGACATGGGAGGGACTGTCAAAGTGATGTCCTTTAGTTCATTGGAAAAAGGCCCGTTCAAGCATATTCCTCGACACAATCTCATTCATCTTCGCTACGAAGCTGTTGCTAACGTGAgctggatcagaaaattatgTTAATAGAATCACTTGATTATGCTGAAATCTTATACTTCAACAGGGTGAACTCCAGGGGATGAAAGTCacagaatttaaaaatatccaCGCGGATTGGGTGCGTCAGGTAGAATACTATGGAAAACTGCGTGCATTTGTTTCTTGTGGAATTTGCTCAGATCGTTCAGTTTTTCTAAGCGACGCAACTGGAACGAGAATGCAGTATGTATTTAATGTGGCCAAGGGTGTTACATGCTTCCATTTTAGTGAAGGTTTGTCCATTGTATAGGCATTTAGCtggatatataataatataccaaAAATACATTGATTATAAATAACTCTGAATTTGATCTTGTAGAAGGCCATATACTTGTGACAGGAGGTCCGGACTGCATTGTCAGAGTTTGGAATCCATTCGTACCGCACAAACctaattgtatttttcaagGACACCATGCAACTATTTGTGCATTAATTACTCATAACTCTGGAAGTCGAATATACTCTTTGGCTAAAGATAAATGTATTAAAGTATGGGATGTCGTGGCACAAGTTTGTATTCAGGTGGAAAACTCTTCAAAACCAAACAGGGGACTTGATTCTAATAGGAAGTCATATTAAATAGAATACATTTTCCACCAGACGTTTAATGGTCTTCCAAATGAACTGGGTGAACATACTTCAATGTCTGTTGTGTACAATTCAATAAGGAAGAAATTGATAATTGCTAGTATGAAAATCGTTGTGCTGACATGCGAGCATGTAATCAATGAAGAAATCTCTGATGGATATACGCATGCAAAGCCTGTTAGCTGCGTACTCTACAATATGTTGTTTCGAGTGGTaggtatgaatatatatttgctCAACTTCTTTTCCACAAAATCGTATTCAAAATTGTCACcctgttgaaaaaatgtttattagATAGTTACAGCAGGCTTAGACTCCTGCTTTATAGTCTGGAATCCTTGGCTTGGACGTCGTTTGTATCTTCGTAGGAATGCTCACTATAAAGTGGTATATGGTGAACGAGTCCCTGTTGAAATAACCGCTGCTAGTTTCGACACCTCCCAGCACTTGCTGCTCACTGGCGCTAGAGATGGAACCATAAAAATGTGGAACTTTGCTGCAGGGTCTTGTATACGAAATATGAGCATCGAAACTCAATGGCAAGTTTTAACCACCATAATAATTAAGAAACCctgtgtttttcttttaccatTACAAGAGTATATTCATACAACGTAACCGAAATTAAAGTTTTAGTGTGgaattaaaatttaataatctaTGTTCAAATAGTGAAATCACCAGCATAGTCTGGTTATCCAATCGGATTCTTTGTACCGGCTGGAATCGCCACATTACTGAATTTGCAGACACCGAAACTGGTGTTCATAAGAAGAATTGGGAGACTAGGCACACAGATGATGTACTTTGTACTGCTGCAAAATACCCTCAGACTCTTGCTACAGCATCGTATAATGGGGAACTGATACTTTGGAGATTGGAAACTGGACAGCCTTATAGAAGATATAGTGTGAATAATCCTACGGGAAGTTgagtatttttcaatatctcttCATCTTTTCATTGACTAAAATGTTCTTCTGTGGCCTGTCCATTCTTTACAAATGTGAGTATTGATTAACAGATAACCGAAATTAGACCGTAAAATTGTCTACAATCTTCTAGGTATGCTATATCCTACAGAAAAGAAGCTAAACAAAAAGTTGATACGTCTATAAACAGAGGtctaaaaataaatctaaCGGATTTGGGATTACAAATGTAAATTACTATCATATTTTATCGCATGAGTAGAGAATAGAGGTTTTACTAAAATGATAATTTGGGAAAACTCAAGAAACTCGAACAGGATAAACAAACCAGGTGCCAGCATTCCAAACAGTGTTGATGAAGTAGAAGTATCAATGCATCAAGAATCGGCATTAAGCATAACACGGGTAGTCGGTGTTTATGCTATGATATTCCTTAATGCACGGCCTACTGCACCTGATGTTGGCTCCTTACTCTTATCTTTAGAGAATGGTATGATCCAAGTGTGGACTCATCATCCTGCTGCCGGATTCTTAGCCAGTTTCTCTGCAGTCCATGTATTAGGTGATTATGTCATGTCATTGGCAACAGACCCCAAAAACGAATACTTGATGACAGGTGGGTCAATAATTCCACTAGCACTGAATCTGGAATTTCAATTTAGATAACATTATGTATCGTCAAGTTATGTTCCTAATACTATGCACATACATTTTTCCTGACAACCAATCGATATTGATCAAACACCGTTGATTATACTTT contains:
- the LOC105683802 gene encoding coiled-coil domain-containing protein 134-like, whose product is MHPRFMSQDQSEQYSLVMQVQNIFAYFLLPVVLCTAHVQDTAQPEPINVEDSLKGEIVRTDLNELLFKELFARRRGEHLGVVKELRKLENYERQYKMITVLAERLFFVIRLSRGILETAGFEPGNTSFPEDINLRDALSNILENTALFGDIILHLPDVSHRVLNTQQQWNTMMQWSLDFVNRTQHLLDKSTITMIHLVRQELNITTRDPGYFNPYWSTASGGSKESEEFQVPINCVSFISSGDGRKWSANGWSLRWRRVHRERGILMSLPTILASVGRAVLPISC
- the LOC105683811 gene encoding protein YIPF6 isoform X1 — protein: MATMEEAKVDMYDDTVYAVDDPQHVEGEMTVGSRQKSNIGEPDFNTLDEPIRETILRDVRTVGRKFYHVLYPKEKKSLLKEWDLWGPLVLCTFMATILQRSDSTDDVNDGGPEFAEVFVIVWIGSMIVTLNSKLLGGNISFFQSVCVLGYCLLPTAIALIICRIILLTDQSVLWFIIRFIITIIGFLWATYAAMVFLGDSQPTGRKALAVYPIFLFYFVISWLVISQT
- the LOC105683811 gene encoding protein YIPF6 isoform X2; translation: MYDDTVYAVDDPQHVEGEMTVGSRQKSNIGEPDFNTLDEPIRETILRDVRTVGRKFYHVLYPKEKKSLLKEWDLWGPLVLCTFMATILQRSDSTDDVNDGGPEFAEVFVIVWIGSMIVTLNSKLLGGNISFFQSVCVLGYCLLPTAIALIICRIILLTDQSVLWFIIRFIITIIGFLWATYAAMVFLGDSQPTGRKALAVYPIFLFYFVISWLVISQT
- the LOC105694004 gene encoding tetratricopeptide repeat protein 8, translating into MDPLYLAISLFKRRNYEECAAICTTLLKKNSLDQVIWILKMRALTLQVYVDDIEGEEEGIAESILDNDTIASMPRPGTSLKNPGTSLLGQGFRPKTESGRPVTGVVRPATQSAKSETMEQALRTARTSKTARPITANTGRSIRLGTASMLTEPDGPFIQLSRLNISKYAAQPGIAKPLFEYIFYHEHDARYALDLAVQATQACQFKDWWWKVQLGKCYYALGLIRDAEHQFRSALKDHKTIETIIRLIRVYIRLDQPFAALDICKGGLEYFTNEVTIQIEMARVFEGLNNMPMSIKYYKQVLQEDATNIEGIASIGMYHFYNDQPEVALRYYRRLLQMGVFNAELFTNLGLCCFYAQQYDHTIPCFERALNLANEDNISDVWYNISHVAICVGDIQMAQECLRLAIAGDNSHALSYNNLGVLVARSNNTIAARTYFHASANIAGYLHEPHYNSAKLAYQVGDLQTSYIVVQRALQAYPNHQESIELLKKLKRHFSHI